In Necator americanus strain Aroian chromosome IV, whole genome shotgun sequence, the following proteins share a genomic window:
- a CDS encoding hypothetical protein (NECATOR_CHRIV.G17033.T3): MRNLCLLILVALCIATTIAQFGGMYGPYGGRPYGGGYGPYGGRQYGGMRPYYGRQGPYGYGARGNPVQGAMMGAMMGAMMG; encoded by the exons ATGCGAAACCTTTGCCTCCTTATCTTGGTAGCTCTCTGTATTGCAACTACGATAGCTCAGTTTGGTGGCATGTACG GACCGTATGGTGGACGACCGTATGGAGGAGGTTATGGACCATACGGCGGTAGACAATATGGTGGCATGAGACCGTACTATGGTAGACAAGGACCTTACGGTTATGGTGCTAGAGGAAATCCTGTACAAGGAGCAATGATGGGTGCCATGATGGGCGCTATGATGGGCTGA